One Tunturibacter gelidoferens genomic region harbors:
- a CDS encoding B12-binding domain-containing radical SAM protein, whose translation MVELLLTHGYFLYEDPKELHILKPYAPLGILYLCSHLRKQGFKVDVFDTTFSSREALFKHLRTETPSVVGIYANLMTRGNVVEILKVAREAGWKTIVGGPEPGAYALEYLQAGAHYVVFGEGELTTQDLLEAFRATDTAACTRIPGLAYLDAAGNMHETAQRNQIADLDSQPWPARHAIDVGRYVKTWRDAHGKGSVNFITARGCPYKCRWCSHQVFGQTHRRRDPLLVVDEVEWLLHTYSPDMVWISDDVFTINHQWLRVYVGEMRRRHLRIPFECISRADRLNPEMLDLLAELGCFRIWIGSESGSQRILDSMDRGVTIEQVQRAVAMSRERGIESGMFLMWGYEGEELEDIEATIKHVSITKPDIFFTTVSYPIKGTPYYKKIADRLVQLKPWGVSSDRDIKIKGRHSQKFYKYADKLLQDEVQLARIADTSEAESDRAASLRRDIMAARAGLLSTSMEVEA comes from the coding sequence ATGGTAGAGCTTCTACTTACTCACGGCTATTTTTTATATGAAGATCCCAAAGAGCTTCATATCTTGAAGCCCTACGCTCCGCTCGGTATCTTGTACCTGTGCTCTCATCTACGGAAACAAGGTTTTAAAGTAGATGTTTTCGACACCACGTTTTCGAGTCGCGAAGCCCTCTTCAAACATCTGCGTACTGAGACGCCCTCGGTCGTTGGCATCTATGCCAATCTTATGACACGTGGTAATGTCGTCGAAATCTTGAAAGTGGCCCGCGAGGCCGGTTGGAAGACCATCGTCGGTGGCCCGGAGCCTGGCGCGTACGCCCTCGAATATCTCCAGGCAGGGGCACACTATGTAGTCTTTGGTGAGGGCGAACTCACCACACAGGATTTGCTCGAAGCCTTTCGAGCTACCGATACAGCCGCATGCACCCGCATCCCTGGGCTCGCCTATCTTGATGCGGCTGGCAATATGCATGAAACGGCGCAGCGCAATCAGATCGCCGATCTCGACAGTCAACCATGGCCAGCCCGCCATGCTATTGATGTCGGTCGCTACGTCAAGACCTGGCGAGACGCGCATGGTAAAGGTTCGGTCAACTTCATCACGGCGCGCGGATGCCCTTACAAGTGTCGCTGGTGTAGTCATCAGGTCTTCGGCCAAACCCACCGCCGTCGCGATCCGCTGCTTGTCGTCGATGAAGTTGAATGGCTACTCCACACCTACTCCCCGGACATGGTCTGGATATCTGACGACGTTTTCACGATCAATCATCAGTGGCTTCGCGTCTACGTTGGCGAGATGCGTCGTCGTCATCTCCGTATCCCGTTCGAATGCATCTCTCGGGCGGATCGTTTGAATCCGGAGATGCTCGATCTCCTCGCTGAGCTTGGATGTTTTCGGATCTGGATCGGCTCTGAAAGCGGGTCGCAACGCATCCTCGATTCCATGGATCGCGGTGTAACAATCGAGCAGGTACAACGGGCCGTCGCTATGAGCCGCGAAAGAGGGATAGAAAGCGGAATGTTCCTTATGTGGGGCTATGAAGGCGAAGAGCTAGAGGACATCGAAGCCACGATCAAGCATGTCAGCATAACGAAGCCCGACATTTTTTTTACAACTGTGTCTTATCCCATCAAGGGAACACCCTACTACAAGAAGATCGCCGACCGTCTAGTCCAACTAAAGCCATGGGGTGTTAGTTCCGACCGTGACATCAAGATCAAGGGGCGCCACTCTCAAAAGTTCTACAAGTATGCGGATAAACTCCTTCAAGACGAGGTCCAACTCGCACGCATAGCCGACACATCGGAGGCTGAATCCGACCGAGCGGCCAGTCTGCGTCGTGACATCATGGCCGCTCGCGCTGGTTTGCTTTCCACTTCTATGGAGGTGGAAGCATGA
- a CDS encoding B12-binding domain-containing radical SAM protein, producing MADVLLTHSYHLPYDPKQVRKMQPYPPLGTLYAASALRAGNISVAVFDTMLGDPDLGFSTALLQHRPKIVVIYEDDFNFLSKMCLTRMRELAWQLARLAKEAGSVVIAHGSDMTDQGESYLRNEVDFILLGEAEETLVTLCSAVLSARPYSDIPGLLYLDAAGKLHKSSREVPKNASWSALPRPARELIDLAPYRQAWTTAHGRFSTNIVASRGCPYRCNWCAKPISGNKFQIRSAKSVAAEIRELKEVYGVEHIWFGDDVFALNHQWVQDFADEIEAMKCALPFKIQSRADLMTPKTVAGLKRAGCTEIWMGVESGSQKVLDAMDKGLRVTDIITARSLLANEALRACFFLQFGYPGETWEDIQQTIELVRSTRPDDIGISFSYPLPGTGFFERVQEQIGTKRNWTDSDDLCVMFFAAYKNDFYVALRNALHAEVDSWNSANKLGSQIDPVSLWQHVFELEVVSRNSKLTAFLADEITSRSDKRKFVPLQNIIPAERQV from the coding sequence GTGGCTGATGTTCTATTAACCCATTCTTATCACCTTCCTTATGATCCCAAGCAGGTAAGAAAGATGCAGCCGTATCCTCCCCTCGGTACGCTATACGCTGCGTCTGCACTGAGAGCTGGGAACATTTCTGTTGCCGTGTTCGACACGATGCTCGGGGACCCCGACCTTGGCTTCTCAACGGCCTTACTGCAACATCGTCCCAAGATTGTGGTGATCTACGAAGACGACTTCAATTTTCTCTCAAAGATGTGCCTAACGCGTATGCGCGAACTGGCTTGGCAACTCGCTCGACTGGCAAAGGAGGCAGGATCCGTTGTCATTGCACATGGCTCTGACATGACCGACCAAGGCGAGTCGTACCTCCGCAACGAGGTTGATTTCATTCTGCTGGGAGAAGCCGAAGAGACACTCGTAACGCTATGTTCCGCCGTTCTTTCTGCACGGCCGTACTCGGACATACCTGGTCTCCTATATCTCGACGCCGCAGGGAAACTTCACAAAAGTTCGAGAGAAGTCCCGAAGAACGCATCCTGGAGTGCTCTGCCAAGACCGGCCCGCGAACTTATTGATCTAGCCCCCTACCGTCAAGCTTGGACCACCGCGCATGGTCGCTTTTCAACCAATATCGTCGCCAGTCGCGGATGTCCTTATAGGTGCAACTGGTGTGCGAAGCCAATCTCAGGAAACAAATTCCAGATCCGCTCCGCCAAATCTGTGGCAGCGGAGATCCGCGAACTAAAGGAAGTATACGGAGTCGAGCACATCTGGTTCGGTGATGACGTTTTCGCCCTGAATCATCAGTGGGTGCAGGATTTCGCAGACGAAATTGAAGCAATGAAGTGCGCTCTCCCCTTCAAAATTCAGTCTCGTGCTGATCTGATGACTCCTAAGACTGTTGCGGGACTCAAGCGAGCAGGATGTACGGAAATCTGGATGGGCGTCGAATCTGGCTCACAGAAGGTGCTCGATGCAATGGATAAGGGGCTACGCGTAACCGATATCATCACCGCGCGGTCTCTCCTCGCCAACGAAGCGCTTCGTGCGTGCTTTTTCCTGCAATTCGGCTATCCAGGAGAGACATGGGAAGACATTCAACAGACCATCGAACTCGTACGCAGCACACGTCCAGATGATATCGGCATCTCTTTCTCTTACCCCCTGCCTGGAACAGGTTTCTTCGAGCGCGTTCAGGAGCAGATTGGAACCAAACGAAATTGGACTGATAGCGACGACCTGTGCGTTATGTTCTTCGCAGCCTATAAGAACGATTTTTACGTAGCACTAAGAAACGCGCTCCATGCGGAGGTCGACTCCTGGAACAGCGCAAACAAGCTCGGGAGTCAGATTGATCCGGTCTCTCTTTGGCAACATGTTTTTGAACTTGAAGTTGTCAGCAGAAATTCTAAGCTCACAGCATTCCTCGCCGACGAAATCACCAGTCGTTCCGACAAAAGAAAGTTTGTTCCTCTGCAGAACATTATTCCGGCTGAGAGGCAGGTTTAG
- a CDS encoding B12-binding domain-containing radical SAM protein translates to MLSQGKVVLFYPPYDGPPLGAPLCLLTLAASLREANFDVVMIDAAIEPNYLTRIECESVDALCVGISVLTGPMIRGAIEVASIVKSHAPWLPVIFGGWHPSLLPDETLGESFVDMVVRGQGEITLVETAQALANKKSLRNIAGLSWKSNGQHTHNVDRKIESLDSLPLPAFDLTNFDAYEEIAGIRKLAYATSVGCPYACNYCTDMVFYKRRFNALSADRTVAEMIELVTRYRIEEVALLDSNFPVQLPRALQIARGIIDSGVKFKWTFQASTDFLCRMSEDEVRLLGASGVSHMGFGTESTSDSVLKLMNKRHQRVDEMYETARKAQLGGIRVTFNLIFGYPGETEADRIMTFQTMSDIGRQFANVSFSPNIFTPYPGIPIWPQLRELGVPEPKNLHEWMEMPLGANMLPWLKGNELARLQRMLKYFLLNNQIDRQQKNYSRLRYAVRFIVQTPIRWRLRSSNYSFPWELWLSNLSERIVLRRSLVTGQELPKETVNAC, encoded by the coding sequence ATGCTGAGTCAGGGCAAAGTCGTATTGTTTTATCCGCCATATGACGGGCCTCCGCTTGGTGCACCGCTTTGCCTACTCACTCTTGCAGCCAGTCTGCGTGAAGCAAACTTCGATGTCGTCATGATTGATGCCGCTATCGAACCGAATTACTTAACCCGTATAGAGTGCGAGAGCGTGGATGCTCTTTGCGTTGGGATCTCCGTTCTGACCGGCCCAATGATTCGCGGCGCTATAGAAGTGGCAAGCATAGTCAAAAGCCACGCGCCGTGGCTTCCAGTCATCTTTGGGGGATGGCACCCGTCGCTGCTTCCCGATGAAACCTTGGGTGAAAGCTTTGTAGATATGGTTGTCCGCGGTCAGGGTGAAATAACACTTGTCGAAACCGCCCAAGCCCTGGCTAATAAGAAATCTCTTCGTAACATTGCAGGGCTTTCTTGGAAGAGCAACGGGCAACATACTCACAACGTTGATCGGAAGATTGAATCTCTAGACTCGCTTCCGCTCCCCGCATTCGACCTTACTAATTTTGATGCTTACGAAGAAATCGCCGGCATTCGCAAACTCGCGTATGCGACCAGCGTTGGTTGCCCCTATGCGTGCAATTACTGTACAGACATGGTCTTTTACAAACGGAGATTTAATGCTCTCTCCGCCGATCGGACAGTAGCGGAAATGATCGAGCTCGTCACTCGCTACCGCATTGAAGAAGTGGCACTGCTTGACTCTAACTTTCCTGTTCAGTTGCCGCGAGCTCTTCAGATCGCCCGCGGCATCATTGATTCCGGAGTGAAGTTTAAGTGGACGTTTCAGGCCTCTACCGACTTTCTCTGTCGCATGAGTGAGGATGAAGTTCGGTTGCTCGGCGCCAGCGGCGTCTCACACATGGGCTTTGGCACAGAATCAACTTCAGACTCCGTGCTCAAGCTCATGAATAAGCGTCATCAACGTGTCGACGAGATGTATGAAACTGCGCGCAAGGCACAACTGGGTGGAATTCGCGTAACTTTCAACTTAATCTTCGGGTATCCGGGCGAGACAGAAGCAGATCGAATCATGACCTTTCAGACCATGAGCGACATCGGTCGTCAGTTTGCCAATGTTAGTTTCTCGCCAAATATCTTTACCCCCTATCCAGGAATTCCTATCTGGCCCCAGTTGCGCGAACTGGGTGTCCCTGAGCCGAAAAATCTTCATGAATGGATGGAGATGCCTTTGGGTGCAAACATGCTGCCTTGGCTTAAGGGCAACGAACTCGCCCGACTGCAACGTATGCTCAAGTACTTCTTACTCAATAATCAGATCGATCGTCAGCAAAAAAACTATTCCCGGCTGCGGTACGCCGTGCGGTTCATCGTTCAGACGCCAATCCGTTGGCGGCTCCGTTCAAGCAACTACTCATTTCCATGGGAACTCTGGCTTTCTAATCTCTCTGAACGCATCGTACTTCGCCGTTCGCTGGTGACTGGTCAGGAACTCCCTAAGGAGACCGTCAATGCGTGCTAA
- a CDS encoding B12-binding domain-containing radical SAM protein — MPKARKIVFFFPSFASSDATAPLGILAVATPLIRAGYQVVLIDSTITPNYKQRVLEEVRDSICLGISLVTGPMIRETVEIAKAIKARDPEFPIVLGGWHPSLLPKQTLQSWYIDYVVCGQGEESFLELVGHIENQSSPDFVSGIGFKRDNKLIFTPERALRPIVEQPPKSYQIADFDAYERMCGRRWAMYTSSLACPFDCAYCTNGAVYKRKWNALPAEQFVEETVDLSRRYNLSMLWIVDDNFLVDLDRARAISEGLVQAEAEFQWSIQATTNLTSRLSLEDLKLLRRSGLHQICQGVDSGSPKILKAMNKTFQNFEDIYESAARCLAAGMRPSFNIIFAYPGEGAKERRETMNFIMDVCRRFPGTEFWTNIFTPYPATNVMNNATELGIEVPDSLEKWAEFFPRYTKLPWLNGHDHEELQVMRDYLRIAFDRIPIGIDRRTRMTRLAQKCISFPARFRLDYGLYRFPVELWLNDKLKERTAGFKPVVDARRLEPNPEPGEVTC; from the coding sequence TTGCCTAAGGCCCGCAAAATTGTCTTCTTTTTCCCATCTTTCGCTAGTTCTGACGCGACCGCACCTCTAGGCATCCTCGCCGTAGCCACTCCATTGATCCGAGCCGGCTATCAGGTCGTTCTGATCGACTCTACTATCACCCCAAATTATAAGCAGCGCGTGTTGGAAGAGGTGCGTGACTCTATCTGTCTCGGAATCTCTTTAGTGACCGGGCCGATGATCCGTGAGACCGTTGAAATTGCCAAAGCTATTAAGGCTCGAGACCCCGAGTTCCCGATTGTCCTTGGGGGGTGGCACCCTTCTCTTTTGCCAAAACAGACGCTGCAATCGTGGTACATCGACTACGTAGTGTGTGGACAGGGAGAAGAATCCTTCCTCGAATTGGTTGGCCACATTGAGAACCAGTCCTCTCCAGACTTTGTCTCCGGCATCGGTTTCAAGCGAGATAATAAACTTATATTTACCCCCGAGCGCGCGCTAAGGCCTATTGTGGAACAACCTCCAAAGTCTTATCAGATTGCGGACTTTGATGCCTATGAGCGAATGTGTGGAAGGCGCTGGGCAATGTACACCTCCAGCCTTGCCTGCCCCTTCGATTGCGCCTATTGCACCAACGGTGCGGTTTATAAGCGTAAATGGAACGCTCTTCCGGCGGAGCAATTCGTTGAAGAAACTGTTGACCTAAGCCGTAGGTACAACCTCAGTATGCTTTGGATTGTGGACGATAACTTTTTAGTTGACTTGGATCGTGCGCGAGCCATCAGCGAGGGCCTAGTGCAGGCCGAGGCAGAGTTTCAGTGGAGTATCCAAGCAACTACAAATCTGACCTCTAGGCTTTCGCTGGAGGATTTGAAATTGCTGCGTCGCAGCGGCTTGCATCAAATTTGCCAAGGTGTCGACTCCGGATCTCCAAAGATCCTGAAGGCCATGAACAAAACCTTTCAAAACTTCGAAGATATCTACGAAAGCGCGGCGCGGTGCTTAGCCGCAGGAATGCGTCCCTCTTTCAACATTATCTTTGCCTACCCTGGAGAGGGAGCAAAAGAGCGTCGAGAGACCATGAATTTCATTATGGATGTATGCCGACGCTTTCCGGGCACGGAATTCTGGACTAATATCTTTACTCCCTATCCAGCCACCAATGTAATGAACAACGCTACCGAGCTTGGTATTGAGGTTCCTGACTCGCTTGAAAAATGGGCCGAGTTCTTTCCGCGTTACACCAAACTCCCTTGGCTGAACGGACATGATCACGAAGAGTTACAGGTTATGCGCGATTACCTACGTATTGCCTTCGATCGCATTCCGATCGGAATTGACCGTCGGACTCGCATGACTCGCCTTGCTCAGAAGTGCATATCTTTTCCAGCTCGCTTCCGACTTGATTATGGCCTATATCGATTCCCCGTCGAGCTTTGGCTCAATGACAAGCTCAAGGAGCGGACGGCGGGTTTCAAGCCAGTTGTGGATGCTCGCCGACTAGAACCGAACCCAGAACCGGGAGAGGTTACATGCTGA